The following are encoded together in the Humulus lupulus chromosome 5, drHumLupu1.1, whole genome shotgun sequence genome:
- the LOC133778138 gene encoding probable glycosyltransferase At3g07620 isoform X2, with protein MTIAGVMLQTFTLPYPLNKWFLFPPVTVSLNEPFNGAMGLISKRVNESRIQQFQLVEAVPKVLPNSPVESNFSVPVEPEIPAVPVQKRKSVPRRRRKNIDLDSKPNHTTPSTPPPRKTVPFKLQKFVGSLKPNQALEYARKEINHAPLVTDDPELYAALFLNVSHFKRSYELMEMILKVYIYPDGTRPIFHHPHLQGIYASEGWFMKLMEGNKQFVTRDPEKAHLFYLPYSARQLEMALYVPESHNLKPLSIYLRNYVKKIAKKYPFWNRSHGSDHFLVACHDWGPYTVNEHKELSKNTIKALCNADLSEGVFVRGKDVSLPETTIRTPRRPLRNVGGGKRVSQRPILSFFAGYMHGRVRPTLLKHWHNKDEDMKIYGPLPARVSRKMSYIQHMKSSKYCICPMGYEVNSPRIIEAIYYECVPVIIADNFVLPLSEVLDWDAFSVVVAEKDIPNLKEILLAIPLKRYLTMQINVKMVQKHFIWNPRPIRYDLFHMILHSIWFNRLNQIQIS; from the exons ATGACCATAGCTGGTGTTATGCTCCAAACCTTTACACTTCCTTATCCACTGAACAAATGGTTCCTCTTTCCTCCTGTTACTGTTTCATTAAATGAACCCTTCAATGGCGCTATGGGTTTGATTAGTAAGAGAGTGAATGAATCAAGGATCCAACAGTTTCAACTTGTAGAAGCTGTCCCCAAAGTTTTACCGAATTCTCCTGTTGAGTCAAATTTCTCAGTACCAGTTGAACCAGAGATACCTGCAGTTCCTGTTCAAAAAAGGAAGTCTGTACCAAGAAGGAGAAGGAAAAATATTGATTTAGATTCCAAGCCAAACCACACAACCCCTTCTACCCCCCCTCCTCGTAAAACTGTACCTTTCAAGTTGCAG AAATTCGTTGGGTCCTTGAAACCTAATCAGGCACTTGAGTATGCGAGGAAGGAGATCAACCATGCCCCACTGGTTACTGATGATCCTGAACTATATGCCGCTTTATTCCTGAATGTTTCCCATTTTAAAAG GAGCTACGAACTGATGGAGATGATACTTAAAGTTTATATTTATCCTGATGGAACGAGACCCATTTTTCACCACCCACATCTCCAAGGAATATATGCTTCTGAAGGATGGTTTATGAAGTTAATGGAAGGAAACAAACAGTTTGTCACAAGAGACCCAGAAAAAGCTCACTTATTTTATCTTCCATACAGTGCACGCCAACTGGAAATGGCCCTATATGTGCCTGAATCACATAATTTAAAACCACTATCAATATATCTGAGGAACTATGTGAAAAAGATTGCTAAAAAATATCCTTTCTGGAATCGCTCACATGGGTCGGATCACTTCCTTGTTGCTTGCCATGACTGG GGTCCTTACACTGTAAACGAGCACAAGGAACTGAGTAAAAATACCATAAAAGCTCTATGCAATGCTGATCTTTCAGAAGGAGTCTTTGTCCGTGGAAAGGATGTTTCCCTACCAGAAACTACCATAAGGACTCCCAGGAGGCCTCTTAGAAATGTTGGTGGTGGAAAGAGAGTATCACAACGTCCTATCCTCTCCTTCTTCGCTGGTTACATGCACGGCAGGGTTCGTCCAACGCTACTGAAGCACTGGCATAACAAAGATGAAGACATGAAAATTTATGGGCCATTGCCTGCCAGAGTCTCCCGAAAGATGTCTTATATTCAACACATGAAGTCAAGTAAATATTGCATATGCCCAATGGGGTATGAAGTCAACAGTCCCAGAATCATTGAGGCCATTTATTATGAATGTGTCCCAGTGATTATAGCAGACAACTTTGTTCTTCCTCTTAGTGAGGTATTAGATTGGGACGCTTTTTCTGTGGTTGTGGCTGAGAAGGATATCCCCAATTTAAAGGAGATCTTATTGGCTATTCCATTAAAAAGATATCTCACTATGCAAATTAATGTGAAGATGGTGCAGAAGCATTTTATTTGGAACCCAAGACCCATAAGATATGATTTGTTCCACATGATTCTGCATTCTATCTGGTTTAACAGGTTAAACCAGATTCAAATATCATAG
- the LOC133778138 gene encoding probable glycosyltransferase At3g07620 isoform X1 — protein MKMVSRRPDSFLMKKLFRHCALYRIDWRKLFFTGALMTIAGVMLQTFTLPYPLNKWFLFPPVTVSLNEPFNGAMGLISKRVNESRIQQFQLVEAVPKVLPNSPVESNFSVPVEPEIPAVPVQKRKSVPRRRRKNIDLDSKPNHTTPSTPPPRKTVPFKLQKFVGSLKPNQALEYARKEINHAPLVTDDPELYAALFLNVSHFKRSYELMEMILKVYIYPDGTRPIFHHPHLQGIYASEGWFMKLMEGNKQFVTRDPEKAHLFYLPYSARQLEMALYVPESHNLKPLSIYLRNYVKKIAKKYPFWNRSHGSDHFLVACHDWGPYTVNEHKELSKNTIKALCNADLSEGVFVRGKDVSLPETTIRTPRRPLRNVGGGKRVSQRPILSFFAGYMHGRVRPTLLKHWHNKDEDMKIYGPLPARVSRKMSYIQHMKSSKYCICPMGYEVNSPRIIEAIYYECVPVIIADNFVLPLSEVLDWDAFSVVVAEKDIPNLKEILLAIPLKRYLTMQINVKMVQKHFIWNPRPIRYDLFHMILHSIWFNRLNQIQIS, from the exons ATGAAAATGGTATCACGACGCCCTGATTCTTTCCTGATGAAAAAACTTTTCCGGCATTGTGCTTTGTACAGAATTGATTGGAGAAAACTTTTCTTTACTGGGGCCTTAATGACCATAGCTGGTGTTATGCTCCAAACCTTTACACTTCCTTATCCACTGAACAAATGGTTCCTCTTTCCTCCTGTTACTGTTTCATTAAATGAACCCTTCAATGGCGCTATGGGTTTGATTAGTAAGAGAGTGAATGAATCAAGGATCCAACAGTTTCAACTTGTAGAAGCTGTCCCCAAAGTTTTACCGAATTCTCCTGTTGAGTCAAATTTCTCAGTACCAGTTGAACCAGAGATACCTGCAGTTCCTGTTCAAAAAAGGAAGTCTGTACCAAGAAGGAGAAGGAAAAATATTGATTTAGATTCCAAGCCAAACCACACAACCCCTTCTACCCCCCCTCCTCGTAAAACTGTACCTTTCAAGTTGCAG AAATTCGTTGGGTCCTTGAAACCTAATCAGGCACTTGAGTATGCGAGGAAGGAGATCAACCATGCCCCACTGGTTACTGATGATCCTGAACTATATGCCGCTTTATTCCTGAATGTTTCCCATTTTAAAAG GAGCTACGAACTGATGGAGATGATACTTAAAGTTTATATTTATCCTGATGGAACGAGACCCATTTTTCACCACCCACATCTCCAAGGAATATATGCTTCTGAAGGATGGTTTATGAAGTTAATGGAAGGAAACAAACAGTTTGTCACAAGAGACCCAGAAAAAGCTCACTTATTTTATCTTCCATACAGTGCACGCCAACTGGAAATGGCCCTATATGTGCCTGAATCACATAATTTAAAACCACTATCAATATATCTGAGGAACTATGTGAAAAAGATTGCTAAAAAATATCCTTTCTGGAATCGCTCACATGGGTCGGATCACTTCCTTGTTGCTTGCCATGACTGG GGTCCTTACACTGTAAACGAGCACAAGGAACTGAGTAAAAATACCATAAAAGCTCTATGCAATGCTGATCTTTCAGAAGGAGTCTTTGTCCGTGGAAAGGATGTTTCCCTACCAGAAACTACCATAAGGACTCCCAGGAGGCCTCTTAGAAATGTTGGTGGTGGAAAGAGAGTATCACAACGTCCTATCCTCTCCTTCTTCGCTGGTTACATGCACGGCAGGGTTCGTCCAACGCTACTGAAGCACTGGCATAACAAAGATGAAGACATGAAAATTTATGGGCCATTGCCTGCCAGAGTCTCCCGAAAGATGTCTTATATTCAACACATGAAGTCAAGTAAATATTGCATATGCCCAATGGGGTATGAAGTCAACAGTCCCAGAATCATTGAGGCCATTTATTATGAATGTGTCCCAGTGATTATAGCAGACAACTTTGTTCTTCCTCTTAGTGAGGTATTAGATTGGGACGCTTTTTCTGTGGTTGTGGCTGAGAAGGATATCCCCAATTTAAAGGAGATCTTATTGGCTATTCCATTAAAAAGATATCTCACTATGCAAATTAATGTGAAGATGGTGCAGAAGCATTTTATTTGGAACCCAAGACCCATAAGATATGATTTGTTCCACATGATTCTGCATTCTATCTGGTTTAACAGGTTAAACCAGATTCAAATATCATAG
- the LOC133778137 gene encoding uncharacterized protein LOC133778137 isoform X2, whose protein sequence is MEGQVEKVSNEAPKFESVNRAKKLVHRRMLVGIKDGRFLLGNFHCMDKQGNIILQDSVEYRSTRRSSPSPMEQRCLGLILIPFSSRSSCHVDCSIEEHLALLAV, encoded by the coding sequence ATGGAAGGCCAAGTAGAGAAAGTGTCGAATGAAGCTCCAAAATTTGAATCTGTAAACAGGGCAAAGAAGCTGGTTCATCGACGAATGTTGGTGGGGATCAAAGATGGGAGGTTTTTATTAGGAAACTTTCACTGTATGGATAAACAAGGCAACATCATCCTCCAAGACTCCGTCGAGTACAGGAGCACTCGCCGTTCGTCTCCCTCGCCCATGGAACAGCGTTGTCTTGGTTTAATTCTTATCCCTTTCTcttctcgttcctcctgtcatgTTGATTGCTCTATCGAAGAACACTTGGCTCTCCTTGCGGTTTAG
- the LOC133778137 gene encoding uncharacterized protein LOC133778137 isoform X1 produces MRQGDRSLPSFRISHIALLLVVLSSQLLPLLHNLKQFCVYIFIDQRRKSLRIGLAVNVRGAVQPQIRQNVLLVLARKTTSMPILLLFLIIKKLGVDVIGYLCGALGI; encoded by the exons ATGCGTCAAGGAGACAG ATCACTTCCTTCTTTTCGCATCTCACACATTGCCCTGCTTTTAGTGGTTCTGTCTTCACAACTTCTACCCCTCCTTCATAATTTGAAACAATTCTGTGTTTACATCTTTATTGACCAAAGAAGAAAGAGTTTGAGAATTGGCCTGGCCGTTAACGTGAGAGGAGCCGTACAGCCGCAGATACGGCAAAATGTTCTTCTCGTTCTTGCAAGAAAAACCACTTCAATGCCAATCCTTCTTCTCtttctaataataaagaag TTAGGTGTAGATGTCATTGGTTATCTTTGTGGTGCATTGGGCATTTGA